A window of the Tripterygium wilfordii isolate XIE 37 chromosome 12, ASM1340144v1, whole genome shotgun sequence genome harbors these coding sequences:
- the LOC120010264 gene encoding uncharacterized protein LOC120010264 isoform X2: MGACGSRSKECVGSPMEKMSGKQTRRRRRRVIKGIRRRVCCHHKPDEIDFHTSTNRSFTNSAFRGSVDHAWCDAFSVLESELEDDFYSIHDGISPRYGQKETNEQIPSTSDEGLKLKEVSKDVNTVNVQSNEVVPVFVDEISNAWAEDAQRPDHCGLIPNVCLPCLASTIAAVDKKRPFSPGTPSLRRKSLSKLSFKWKEVHANPMLVSPKALLQRRLIAGSSVPYCRVEKRMPDCWSTIEPSSFRVRGKNYFRDKKKDYAPNCSAFHPFGVDVFLSQKKINHVARFVELPHVSASEEVPPILVLNVQIPLYPATIFQSENDGEGMNVVLYFKLSESYSNELPLNFRENINRLINDEVERVRGFPVDTISPFRERLKILGRVANVDDLHLSAAEKKLMNAYNEKPVLSRPQHEFYLGENYFEIDLDVHRFSYISRKGLEAFQERLKSCILDFGLTIQGNKAEDLPEHLLCCVRLNEINYNNYQTLGC, encoded by the exons ATGGGAGCTTGTGGTTCGAGATCGAAGGAGTGTGTGGGTTCTCCGATGGAGAAGATGAGTGGTAAGCAAAcacgacgaagaagaagaagagtcatCAAGGGAATTAGAAGACGTGTTTGTTGTCATCACAAACCTGACGAGATCGATTTTCATACCTCCACAAATCGTTCTTTCACTAATTCTGCATTTCGAG GAAGTGTAGACCATGCCTGGTGCGATGCGTTTTCAGTATTAGAATCTGAATTGGAAGATGATTTCTATAGCATTCACGACG GCATCTCACCGCGTTATGGTCAAAAGGAGACCAATGAACAAATACCCAGTACTTCTGACGAAGGACTGAAGTTGAAGGAGGTCTCTAAAGATGTAAATACAGTCAATGTACAATCGAATGAGGTTGTTCCTGTGTTTGTGGATGAAATTTCCAATGCTTGGGCAGAAGATGCACAACGACCGGATCATTGTGGACTAATTCCTAATGTGTGTTTGCCTTGTCTTGCTTCAACCATTGCTGCGGTTGATAAGAAAAGACCTTTCAGTCCAGGGACACCAAGCTTAAGGAGAAAATCTCTTTCAAAACTTTCTTTTAAGTGGAAGGAAGTGCATGCAAATCCAATGTTAG TTTCACCCAAGGCGCTTCTGCAAAGAAGACTGATAGCTGGTTCCTCAGTTCCATATTGCCGTGTTGAGAAGAGGATGCCTGATTGTTGGTCAACTATTGAACCAAGTTCTTTTAGAGTGAGGGGCAAAAATTACTTCAG GGATAAGAAGAAAGATTATGCTCCAAACTGTTCTGCATTTCATCCTTTTGGTGTTGATGTCTTCTTGTCGCAGAAAAAAATCAATCATGTTGCTCGATTTGTGGAACTTCCTCATGTCAGTGCATCTGAAGAAGTCCCTCCTATCCTTGTTTTAAATGTTCAG ATACCATTGTATCCCGCTACAATTTTTCAAAGCGAGAACGATGGAGAAGGAATGAATGTGGTTTTGTACTTTAAGCTTTCAGAAAGTTACTCAAATGAGCTTCCCCTTAATTTCAGAGAAAATATAAAT AGGTTAATCAATGATGAAGTGGAGAGGGTTAGAGGTTTCCCTGTAGATACAATATCACCTTTTAGGGAAAGATTAAAAATCTTGGGTCGGGTGGCAAATGTTGACGATCTTCATTTAAGTGCCGCTGAAAAGAAGCTGATGAATGCTTACAATGAAAAACCTGTTCTGTCACGTCCTCAACATGAATTTTACTTG GGAGAAAATTACTTTGAAATCGATCTGGATGTGCATAGGTTTAGCTATATCTCAAGAAAGGGTCTTGAAGCGTTCCAAGAAAGATTGAAGTCGTGTATCTTGGACTTTGGCCTGACCATACAG GGAAACAAGGCAGAAGACTTGCCAGAGCATCTATTATGTTGTGTTCGTCTGAATGAGATTAACTACAATAATTACCAAACTTTGGGCTGTTGA
- the LOC120010264 gene encoding uncharacterized protein LOC120010264 isoform X1: MGACGSRSKECVGSPMEKMSGKQTRRRRRRVIKGIRRRVCCHHKPDEIDFHTSTNRSFTNSAFRGSVDHAWCDAFSVLESELEDDFYSIHDDVISMTGSESGISPRYGQKETNEQIPSTSDEGLKLKEVSKDVNTVNVQSNEVVPVFVDEISNAWAEDAQRPDHCGLIPNVCLPCLASTIAAVDKKRPFSPGTPSLRRKSLSKLSFKWKEVHANPMLVSPKALLQRRLIAGSSVPYCRVEKRMPDCWSTIEPSSFRVRGKNYFRDKKKDYAPNCSAFHPFGVDVFLSQKKINHVARFVELPHVSASEEVPPILVLNVQIPLYPATIFQSENDGEGMNVVLYFKLSESYSNELPLNFRENINRLINDEVERVRGFPVDTISPFRERLKILGRVANVDDLHLSAAEKKLMNAYNEKPVLSRPQHEFYLGENYFEIDLDVHRFSYISRKGLEAFQERLKSCILDFGLTIQGNKAEDLPEHLLCCVRLNEINYNNYQTLGC; encoded by the exons ATGGGAGCTTGTGGTTCGAGATCGAAGGAGTGTGTGGGTTCTCCGATGGAGAAGATGAGTGGTAAGCAAAcacgacgaagaagaagaagagtcatCAAGGGAATTAGAAGACGTGTTTGTTGTCATCACAAACCTGACGAGATCGATTTTCATACCTCCACAAATCGTTCTTTCACTAATTCTGCATTTCGAG GAAGTGTAGACCATGCCTGGTGCGATGCGTTTTCAGTATTAGAATCTGAATTGGAAGATGATTTCTATAGCATTCACGACG ATGTGATTTCTATGACTGGGTCTGAATCAGGCATCTCACCGCGTTATGGTCAAAAGGAGACCAATGAACAAATACCCAGTACTTCTGACGAAGGACTGAAGTTGAAGGAGGTCTCTAAAGATGTAAATACAGTCAATGTACAATCGAATGAGGTTGTTCCTGTGTTTGTGGATGAAATTTCCAATGCTTGGGCAGAAGATGCACAACGACCGGATCATTGTGGACTAATTCCTAATGTGTGTTTGCCTTGTCTTGCTTCAACCATTGCTGCGGTTGATAAGAAAAGACCTTTCAGTCCAGGGACACCAAGCTTAAGGAGAAAATCTCTTTCAAAACTTTCTTTTAAGTGGAAGGAAGTGCATGCAAATCCAATGTTAG TTTCACCCAAGGCGCTTCTGCAAAGAAGACTGATAGCTGGTTCCTCAGTTCCATATTGCCGTGTTGAGAAGAGGATGCCTGATTGTTGGTCAACTATTGAACCAAGTTCTTTTAGAGTGAGGGGCAAAAATTACTTCAG GGATAAGAAGAAAGATTATGCTCCAAACTGTTCTGCATTTCATCCTTTTGGTGTTGATGTCTTCTTGTCGCAGAAAAAAATCAATCATGTTGCTCGATTTGTGGAACTTCCTCATGTCAGTGCATCTGAAGAAGTCCCTCCTATCCTTGTTTTAAATGTTCAG ATACCATTGTATCCCGCTACAATTTTTCAAAGCGAGAACGATGGAGAAGGAATGAATGTGGTTTTGTACTTTAAGCTTTCAGAAAGTTACTCAAATGAGCTTCCCCTTAATTTCAGAGAAAATATAAAT AGGTTAATCAATGATGAAGTGGAGAGGGTTAGAGGTTTCCCTGTAGATACAATATCACCTTTTAGGGAAAGATTAAAAATCTTGGGTCGGGTGGCAAATGTTGACGATCTTCATTTAAGTGCCGCTGAAAAGAAGCTGATGAATGCTTACAATGAAAAACCTGTTCTGTCACGTCCTCAACATGAATTTTACTTG GGAGAAAATTACTTTGAAATCGATCTGGATGTGCATAGGTTTAGCTATATCTCAAGAAAGGGTCTTGAAGCGTTCCAAGAAAGATTGAAGTCGTGTATCTTGGACTTTGGCCTGACCATACAG GGAAACAAGGCAGAAGACTTGCCAGAGCATCTATTATGTTGTGTTCGTCTGAATGAGATTAACTACAATAATTACCAAACTTTGGGCTGTTGA
- the LOC120010264 gene encoding uncharacterized protein LOC120010264 isoform X3 has product MISIAFTTVYCLGCLINCISPRYGQKETNEQIPSTSDEGLKLKEVSKDVNTVNVQSNEVVPVFVDEISNAWAEDAQRPDHCGLIPNVCLPCLASTIAAVDKKRPFSPGTPSLRRKSLSKLSFKWKEVHANPMLVSPKALLQRRLIAGSSVPYCRVEKRMPDCWSTIEPSSFRVRGKNYFRDKKKDYAPNCSAFHPFGVDVFLSQKKINHVARFVELPHVSASEEVPPILVLNVQIPLYPATIFQSENDGEGMNVVLYFKLSESYSNELPLNFRENINRLINDEVERVRGFPVDTISPFRERLKILGRVANVDDLHLSAAEKKLMNAYNEKPVLSRPQHEFYLGENYFEIDLDVHRFSYISRKGLEAFQERLKSCILDFGLTIQGNKAEDLPEHLLCCVRLNEINYNNYQTLGC; this is encoded by the exons ATGATTTCTATAGCATTCACGACGGTAtattgtttgggatgcttgatAAACT GCATCTCACCGCGTTATGGTCAAAAGGAGACCAATGAACAAATACCCAGTACTTCTGACGAAGGACTGAAGTTGAAGGAGGTCTCTAAAGATGTAAATACAGTCAATGTACAATCGAATGAGGTTGTTCCTGTGTTTGTGGATGAAATTTCCAATGCTTGGGCAGAAGATGCACAACGACCGGATCATTGTGGACTAATTCCTAATGTGTGTTTGCCTTGTCTTGCTTCAACCATTGCTGCGGTTGATAAGAAAAGACCTTTCAGTCCAGGGACACCAAGCTTAAGGAGAAAATCTCTTTCAAAACTTTCTTTTAAGTGGAAGGAAGTGCATGCAAATCCAATGTTAG TTTCACCCAAGGCGCTTCTGCAAAGAAGACTGATAGCTGGTTCCTCAGTTCCATATTGCCGTGTTGAGAAGAGGATGCCTGATTGTTGGTCAACTATTGAACCAAGTTCTTTTAGAGTGAGGGGCAAAAATTACTTCAG GGATAAGAAGAAAGATTATGCTCCAAACTGTTCTGCATTTCATCCTTTTGGTGTTGATGTCTTCTTGTCGCAGAAAAAAATCAATCATGTTGCTCGATTTGTGGAACTTCCTCATGTCAGTGCATCTGAAGAAGTCCCTCCTATCCTTGTTTTAAATGTTCAG ATACCATTGTATCCCGCTACAATTTTTCAAAGCGAGAACGATGGAGAAGGAATGAATGTGGTTTTGTACTTTAAGCTTTCAGAAAGTTACTCAAATGAGCTTCCCCTTAATTTCAGAGAAAATATAAAT AGGTTAATCAATGATGAAGTGGAGAGGGTTAGAGGTTTCCCTGTAGATACAATATCACCTTTTAGGGAAAGATTAAAAATCTTGGGTCGGGTGGCAAATGTTGACGATCTTCATTTAAGTGCCGCTGAAAAGAAGCTGATGAATGCTTACAATGAAAAACCTGTTCTGTCACGTCCTCAACATGAATTTTACTTG GGAGAAAATTACTTTGAAATCGATCTGGATGTGCATAGGTTTAGCTATATCTCAAGAAAGGGTCTTGAAGCGTTCCAAGAAAGATTGAAGTCGTGTATCTTGGACTTTGGCCTGACCATACAG GGAAACAAGGCAGAAGACTTGCCAGAGCATCTATTATGTTGTGTTCGTCTGAATGAGATTAACTACAATAATTACCAAACTTTGGGCTGTTGA